Proteins co-encoded in one Leptospira dzoumogneensis genomic window:
- a CDS encoding LIC20035 family adhesin, with protein MKKIISTAVSISLLIGCSSASVVENKGKNAEFQILEPNIRIEKFKETFNLKAEGPVNLDCSGKPCTPDQAGALTPDQIKKLKRNGSWKEYVEKEDLQKNKFSVLVRVGDYKDDKREGIWKTLYETGETLRETPYVAGVKEGEEKKLAKDGTQLESTIYKADKKNGPYWSKTDKGILSDEGTYADDKKVGTWKDYYNEDGAKKSVIEFKDGKKSGKETNYHKDGNTISSEGNNSDDLKTGYWKNYYDNGSPQSEGNYAPKGAGADRKSLRIGAWKEYYKNGKVFAEGQRDHTRKGDWTFYWSTGNPAYKGTMMNEMMMSSAEVYDKDGTILGKGKLLFDLLLMDEKTDELKAKYKPDFPFAYYKNGKKSFEIAANGTAVEYDESGAKIGQGPIMPGTNQKNDCWTTPQGKKYYVNGRENPKMGELQGCK; from the coding sequence ATGAAAAAAATTATCTCCACAGCGGTTTCAATTTCTCTTTTGATCGGTTGTTCTTCTGCGAGTGTCGTTGAGAACAAGGGCAAAAATGCCGAGTTCCAAATTTTAGAGCCGAATATCAGAATAGAAAAATTCAAAGAAACATTCAATTTAAAGGCAGAAGGTCCGGTAAACCTGGACTGTTCCGGTAAACCTTGTACTCCGGACCAAGCCGGCGCATTAACTCCCGATCAGATCAAAAAACTAAAACGTAACGGTTCCTGGAAAGAATATGTGGAGAAGGAAGATCTTCAAAAAAATAAATTCTCCGTTCTTGTCCGTGTAGGTGATTACAAGGACGATAAAAGAGAAGGTATCTGGAAGACATTATACGAAACAGGAGAAACTTTAAGAGAGACTCCTTATGTTGCCGGAGTAAAAGAAGGTGAAGAGAAAAAACTCGCGAAAGACGGGACCCAACTTGAAAGCACGATCTATAAAGCTGACAAGAAGAATGGACCTTACTGGTCTAAAACAGATAAGGGTATCTTAAGCGACGAAGGAACTTACGCGGACGATAAAAAAGTAGGGACCTGGAAAGATTATTATAACGAAGATGGAGCTAAAAAATCCGTAATCGAATTCAAAGACGGCAAAAAAAGCGGCAAAGAAACGAATTATCATAAAGACGGGAACACAATCTCTTCCGAAGGAAACAATTCGGACGATCTAAAAACGGGTTATTGGAAAAACTATTACGACAACGGATCCCCTCAGTCCGAAGGTAACTATGCTCCAAAAGGCGCGGGTGCGGATAGAAAATCCCTTAGAATAGGCGCTTGGAAAGAATATTATAAAAACGGAAAGGTTTTTGCGGAAGGGCAAAGAGATCATACTCGTAAGGGAGATTGGACCTTCTATTGGAGCACCGGAAATCCTGCGTATAAAGGAACTATGATGAACGAAATGATGATGAGCTCCGCAGAAGTATACGATAAGGACGGAACAATCCTAGGTAAAGGAAAACTTCTTTTCGACCTATTATTGATGGATGAAAAAACGGACGAACTGAAGGCCAAATACAAGCCCGATTTCCCGTTTGCATATTATAAAAACGGCAAGAAGTCCTTTGAAATCGCTGCGAACGGTACTGCGGTCGAGTATGATGAGTCCGGAGCAAAGATCGGTCAAGGGCCGATTATGCCTGGAACAAACCAAAAAAACGATTGTTGGACCACGCCTCAGGGTAAAAAATATTACGTGAACGGTAGGGAAAATCCTAAAATGGGAGAACTGCAAGGCTGTAAGTGA
- a CDS encoding SRPBCC family protein, with the protein METRSIIKEFKYDFPLEKVWSAVTVNEELIHWLADKVTGRPKLGGTFSWTWNLGPEGELTSTGIYKKIVPFQELILQWQDHPAGDIELKLEFEKEGDDSTLLKLTNSGYPLGEKFDYWIEAASEGWDEESMHLLQYLRKN; encoded by the coding sequence ATGGAAACTAGAAGCATTATTAAAGAATTCAAATATGATTTTCCTTTGGAAAAAGTTTGGAGTGCCGTTACTGTCAATGAGGAGTTGATCCATTGGCTGGCGGATAAGGTAACGGGACGTCCTAAGCTAGGCGGTACTTTCTCTTGGACTTGGAACCTAGGTCCCGAAGGAGAACTTACTTCTACAGGTATTTATAAAAAGATCGTTCCTTTCCAAGAGTTGATATTACAATGGCAGGATCATCCGGCAGGTGATATAGAACTTAAGCTGGAGTTCGAAAAAGAAGGAGATGATTCTACTCTTCTGAAACTCACCAATTCAGGATATCCTTTGGGAGAAAAATTCGACTATTGGATAGAAGCTGCTTCCGAAGGCTGGGACGAAGAAAGTATGCATTTATTGCAGTACCTCAGGAAGAACTAA
- a CDS encoding SDR family oxidoreductase, which yields MRTDLWKGKTIVITGGSSGIGEALLESLSQIPCKIINLSRSEPELVRKISKKKEKRPAEIFHIQADLSSEKEINKAVAKLAKLADGIDVLFNNAGITAHSRFDQTQIEAFRKAFDVNFFGPVFLTMRLLPFLKKNKGAVMVTSTVSGLYGVPARSAYSSSKSALHAVMESARIELSEEGLRFIIFCPPYTKTNLRANGIDGDGQVLGESHYSGKSKTPKEVAEKMILSIEDPNSRLVVMDKSGFFMKWMRNISPSFLEKILYKKLYKDFH from the coding sequence ATGCGAACTGATCTTTGGAAAGGCAAAACAATCGTAATAACGGGAGGTTCTTCCGGAATAGGAGAAGCTTTATTAGAAAGTTTATCCCAGATCCCTTGCAAGATTATCAATCTTTCCAGATCAGAGCCGGAGCTGGTTCGTAAAATTTCTAAGAAGAAGGAAAAACGACCTGCGGAAATTTTCCATATCCAGGCGGATCTTTCTTCTGAAAAAGAGATCAACAAAGCGGTTGCTAAGCTGGCAAAACTTGCGGATGGTATAGACGTTCTTTTTAATAACGCAGGTATAACCGCTCATTCTAGATTCGATCAAACTCAGATAGAAGCGTTTCGTAAGGCGTTTGATGTGAACTTTTTCGGTCCTGTTTTCCTTACGATGAGACTTCTTCCTTTTTTGAAAAAGAATAAGGGGGCAGTCATGGTCACATCCACAGTCAGCGGGCTGTATGGAGTCCCTGCAAGAAGCGCTTATTCTTCTTCTAAATCTGCGTTACATGCCGTTATGGAATCCGCTCGTATAGAACTTTCGGAAGAAGGTCTTAGATTTATCATATTCTGTCCTCCTTATACCAAAACAAATCTAAGAGCGAATGGTATAGACGGGGACGGCCAGGTATTGGGAGAATCCCATTATTCGGGCAAAAGTAAAACTCCGAAAGAAGTTGCAGAGAAGATGATACTTTCTATCGAAGATCCGAACTCAAGACTTGTGGTGATGGATAAAAGCGGATTCTTCATGAAATGGATGAGGAATATTTCTCCTTCTTTCTTGGAAAAGATATTATATAAAAAACTTTATAAGGACTTTCATTAA
- a CDS encoding GGDEF domain-containing protein, which translates to MRNLQEELKEKEEEIQKLKELLELYERVSKLGEVELLTAEQTLNAHETTANLARNELIEMRDRFKGLGQINSERKNAILEIVNDKEAPLPSLANKFEEMGKKDDYFYSDFFRIIANLDLPESEARSLWKEIYAHAESLSKQLGRSMNFVVALLDYIYLKNRLIENPKIVDIYSFEEIILNAVIDEGTGIYNRRYFNLVLNKEITRSKRYKRSFCLFLFDLDNFKKINDTKGHSFGDDILKLVAGTLMYAFRTEDISCRVGGEEFAVILPETSKENAKVAIERFRTYLRNSSKNDFGIEVTVSGGVAEYPTDSDESNRLYSLTDAKLYEAKAAGKDRITYT; encoded by the coding sequence ATGCGAAATCTACAAGAAGAACTAAAAGAAAAAGAAGAGGAAATCCAAAAACTCAAGGAACTATTGGAGCTCTACGAAAGAGTTTCCAAACTGGGAGAAGTAGAATTACTCACTGCGGAGCAGACCCTCAACGCTCATGAAACCACGGCAAATCTAGCCAGAAACGAACTCATAGAAATGAGGGACAGGTTCAAGGGTCTAGGCCAGATCAACTCGGAAAGAAAAAACGCAATCTTAGAGATAGTAAACGATAAGGAAGCCCCGCTCCCGAGCCTCGCGAATAAATTCGAAGAGATGGGAAAGAAGGACGATTACTTTTACTCCGACTTCTTCAGAATTATCGCAAACCTGGACCTGCCTGAATCCGAAGCAAGATCTCTCTGGAAAGAGATCTACGCACATGCAGAATCATTAAGCAAACAATTGGGCAGAAGTATGAACTTCGTGGTTGCCCTCCTAGATTATATTTATCTAAAAAACCGACTGATCGAAAATCCTAAGATAGTAGACATTTACTCCTTCGAAGAGATCATCCTAAACGCAGTCATAGACGAAGGAACAGGGATCTATAATAGAAGATATTTCAACCTGGTCCTGAACAAAGAGATCACCAGAAGTAAAAGATATAAAAGAAGTTTCTGCCTATTCCTATTCGACCTGGACAATTTTAAGAAGATCAACGATACCAAAGGACATTCTTTCGGGGACGATATATTAAAACTGGTGGCAGGAACACTGATGTATGCCTTCCGCACAGAAGACATCAGTTGCAGGGTCGGAGGAGAAGAATTCGCAGTCATTCTACCGGAAACCAGCAAAGAAAACGCAAAAGTGGCGATCGAAAGATTCAGGACCTATTTGAGAAATTCTTCCAAAAACGATTTCGGGATAGAAGTCACAGTGTCCGGAGGAGTAGCAGAATATCCGACAGACTCGGACGAAAGCAATAGGCTCTACTCTCTCACAGACGCAAAACTTTACGAAGCAAAAGCTGCCGGAAAAGACCGTATTACGTATACCTGA
- a CDS encoding cyclic nucleotide-binding domain-containing protein: MNKINIQAGQIIFREGELNNSMYIITSGTVEIFFTHKNSATRLALMKKGDFFGEMALFRAKPRTATARAVMDTEMVAVESKQQLERYLLANPEFAAKMVRILADRLANTNELLISKLNEITTKEIEYQIGDT, translated from the coding sequence ATGAATAAAATTAATATCCAGGCCGGCCAAATTATTTTCAGAGAAGGCGAGTTGAACAACTCGATGTATATCATCACCTCTGGGACTGTTGAAATATTTTTTACTCATAAAAACTCAGCCACTCGTTTGGCATTGATGAAGAAGGGAGATTTTTTCGGTGAGATGGCTTTGTTCAGGGCCAAACCTAGGACTGCTACTGCAAGGGCGGTTATGGATACCGAAATGGTCGCGGTGGAATCCAAACAACAATTGGAAAGATACCTTCTTGCGAATCCTGAGTTTGCCGCCAAGATGGTGAGGATTTTGGCGGATCGTTTGGCGAATACCAACGAACTTCTGATCTCTAAACTGAACGAAATTACTACAAAAGAAATCGAATATCAGATCGGAGATACCTGA
- a CDS encoding NADPH-dependent FMN reductase: MKIGIIVGSQQKESQSSKVGEFLNSKLKEMSVETWTLDLGKNPLPLYDSTQTGDNQVWTGFWKPIDENLKSSEGFVIITPEYGGMASPAIKNFFLHAGLVQLGHKPGLLVSVSSGRGGAFPINEMRASSYKNTKICYIPEQLIFRDVEHLINGGEPVSPEDSFIRERSGFALKILVAYADVLSEIRESGVVQDPRFKNGMS; the protein is encoded by the coding sequence ATGAAAATTGGAATCATAGTTGGCTCCCAACAGAAAGAATCTCAATCCTCTAAAGTAGGAGAATTTTTAAATTCTAAATTAAAAGAAATGTCCGTTGAAACTTGGACATTGGACCTGGGCAAAAATCCTCTTCCTCTATATGATTCTACTCAGACCGGAGACAACCAAGTTTGGACAGGTTTTTGGAAACCTATCGATGAGAATTTGAAAAGTTCCGAAGGTTTTGTGATTATCACTCCCGAGTACGGCGGTATGGCAAGCCCCGCTATTAAGAATTTTTTCCTTCATGCAGGTCTTGTTCAGTTGGGCCATAAGCCCGGGCTACTTGTTTCCGTCTCTTCCGGTAGAGGTGGTGCTTTTCCTATCAATGAGATGAGAGCGAGCAGTTATAAAAATACAAAGATCTGCTATATTCCGGAGCAGTTGATCTTCAGAGATGTGGAACATCTGATCAATGGAGGAGAGCCTGTTTCTCCGGAAGATAGTTTTATCAGGGAGAGAAGCGGCTTCGCTTTGAAGATCCTAGTTGCTTATGCGGATGTGTTGTCTGAGATCCGTGAGTCAGGTGTGGTCCAGGATCCTAGATTTAAGAATGGAATGTCTTAA
- a CDS encoding NAD(P)/FAD-dependent oxidoreductase has product MPKGEKKKVVVIGVGFGGLQAIKKLSKEEDLEIIAIDKKNHHLFQPLLYQVATAVLSPADIAIPTRSLIGDKKNVTVYLGEVEKIDIQAKKVIFQGHSEDYDYLILAAGAKSGYFGNDHWKKYSIGLKSLKDALSIRTKILTSFEQAELAGDPEVAKKHLNYVIIGGGPTGVELAGSIAELSHEIVRNEFHTIDPALAKITLIEASPRLLAAFAPKLSEFAKIRLEKRGVEVLTGTKVLEIDQNGVKIEGRTIASSTVIWAAGVQANSIGASLGVPTDRMGRVMVDEFCNVEGHPEVFVIGDIANYSKGLERPLPGVSPVAMQQGRYVASLIRGDLKSKKRKPFHYLDKGSMATIGRQDAVAQVGNFRLRGFFGWVVWLFIHIFYQVGFKNKISIFITWVWSYITFRAEARLIQDEIDSSSNGSSTPN; this is encoded by the coding sequence ATGCCTAAGGGTGAAAAAAAGAAAGTAGTAGTAATCGGAGTAGGTTTCGGGGGATTGCAGGCGATCAAAAAATTATCCAAAGAAGAAGATTTGGAGATCATCGCTATAGATAAAAAAAACCACCATTTGTTCCAGCCTTTATTATACCAAGTAGCCACCGCAGTATTGAGTCCTGCCGACATCGCAATCCCTACTAGATCCCTTATCGGGGACAAAAAGAACGTAACAGTTTATTTGGGAGAAGTGGAGAAGATAGATATCCAGGCTAAAAAAGTAATCTTCCAGGGGCATTCCGAAGATTATGATTATCTAATATTGGCCGCAGGTGCCAAATCCGGTTATTTCGGGAATGACCATTGGAAAAAATATTCCATAGGATTAAAATCCCTGAAAGATGCTCTTTCTATCAGAACTAAAATTTTGACTTCTTTCGAGCAGGCAGAACTTGCGGGCGATCCTGAAGTTGCCAAAAAACATTTGAATTATGTGATCATTGGCGGAGGCCCTACAGGTGTGGAACTTGCAGGTTCCATCGCGGAACTTTCTCATGAGATCGTTAGAAACGAATTCCACACGATCGATCCTGCTTTAGCAAAGATCACTCTGATAGAGGCTTCTCCTAGACTTCTTGCGGCATTTGCTCCCAAGTTAAGCGAGTTTGCAAAGATCCGTTTAGAGAAGAGGGGAGTAGAAGTTCTAACAGGAACCAAGGTCCTGGAGATAGACCAGAACGGAGTCAAGATAGAAGGTAGAACAATCGCTTCTTCTACAGTGATCTGGGCTGCGGGAGTGCAGGCAAATTCTATCGGAGCTTCCTTAGGAGTTCCTACGGACAGAATGGGAAGAGTGATGGTGGATGAGTTCTGTAATGTGGAAGGCCATCCTGAAGTTTTCGTGATAGGTGATATTGCGAATTATTCCAAAGGTTTAGAAAGACCTTTGCCTGGAGTTTCTCCGGTTGCGATGCAGCAAGGAAGATATGTTGCTTCTCTTATCAGAGGAGATCTGAAATCTAAAAAAAGAAAACCTTTCCACTATTTGGACAAGGGAAGTATGGCGACTATCGGAAGACAGGACGCAGTTGCTCAGGTCGGTAATTTCAGATTGAGAGGATTTTTCGGGTGGGTTGTTTGGTTATTCATCCATATCTTCTATCAAGTAGGATTCAAAAATAAGATCTCCATCTTTATCACTTGGGTTTGGTCTTATATTACATTTCGCGCAGAGGCAAGATTGATCCAGGACGAGATTGATTCCAGTTCCAACGGGTCTTCTACGCCGAATTAA
- a CDS encoding SDR family NAD(P)-dependent oxidoreductase: MSKGPHKKKVIITGASSGIGRELALLYGKAGHDLAITSRRKNVLEDIAKEIRSFNKGGKVVLASLDVSESADNFKVLPKLAKDLGGVDLFIANAGISTNSSFGQKSFEADKKVIDTNLIGLMAGISSLQPVFREQKSGQIVGISSVASFRGLPGSASYSTSKAAVSTYLEALRGEVRKFGIKVTVIHPGFIDTPINQKLETRPFLVSAEKGAKKIYNRIESGVRSATVPWFPWALIGALMRSLPEFLWEKIGPR, from the coding sequence ATGTCCAAAGGTCCTCATAAGAAAAAAGTTATTATCACAGGAGCTAGCTCAGGTATCGGTCGAGAGCTTGCCCTATTATATGGGAAGGCCGGGCATGATCTGGCGATCACTTCTAGAAGGAAAAATGTTTTAGAGGATATTGCAAAAGAGATCCGCTCTTTTAATAAAGGTGGTAAGGTGGTTCTAGCTTCCCTGGATGTTTCGGAATCAGCGGATAATTTTAAAGTCCTTCCTAAACTTGCTAAGGATCTTGGTGGAGTGGATTTGTTCATTGCGAACGCCGGAATTTCTACCAACTCTTCTTTCGGGCAAAAAAGTTTCGAAGCGGACAAGAAGGTGATCGATACGAATTTGATCGGACTTATGGCGGGTATCTCCTCTTTACAACCCGTCTTTAGAGAACAGAAAAGCGGGCAGATCGTAGGGATTTCTTCCGTCGCTTCTTTTAGAGGTCTTCCTGGCTCGGCAAGTTATTCTACTTCTAAGGCGGCAGTTTCTACTTATCTAGAAGCGTTGAGGGGAGAAGTCCGAAAATTCGGAATAAAGGTAACTGTTATTCATCCAGGATTTATAGATACTCCTATCAATCAAAAGTTAGAAACCCGTCCTTTTCTTGTTTCCGCAGAAAAAGGCGCTAAAAAAATTTACAATAGGATAGAGTCAGGAGTTCGATCCGCTACTGTTCCTTGGTTCCCTTGGGCATTGATCGGAGCTTTGATGAGATCTCTTCCTGAGTTTTTATGGGAGAAGATCGGGCCTAGATAA
- a CDS encoding low molecular weight protein-tyrosine-phosphatase, giving the protein MVGTPDSSNICKVLFVCLGNICRSPAAEGAFVDLLEKRGLTSLFEVDSCGTSRYHIGELADPRTRQTARKKGIELTHKARQFKRSDFEYYDFILAMDRSNNKDLGILASNEEERKKIHLFRKFQKGQGKDSEVPDPYYGTLKDFEEVHQIVSEASEGFLEYVLSKNGVKNA; this is encoded by the coding sequence ATGGTAGGAACTCCAGACTCTTCGAATATCTGCAAGGTTCTCTTTGTATGTTTGGGTAATATCTGCAGATCTCCCGCTGCAGAAGGTGCGTTCGTGGATCTATTGGAGAAGAGAGGGCTTACTTCTCTTTTCGAAGTGGATTCCTGCGGAACTTCTCGTTATCATATCGGAGAATTGGCGGATCCGAGGACCAGACAAACAGCCCGTAAGAAAGGAATAGAGCTTACTCATAAGGCGAGACAATTTAAAAGATCCGATTTTGAATATTACGATTTTATTTTGGCGATGGACAGATCCAATAATAAGGATCTGGGAATACTCGCTTCGAATGAAGAAGAAAGAAAAAAAATTCATTTGTTCAGAAAGTTCCAAAAGGGCCAAGGAAAAGATTCCGAGGTGCCTGATCCATATTATGGGACTTTAAAGGACTTCGAAGAAGTCCACCAGATCGTTTCCGAAGCTTCGGAAGGGTTTCTGGAATACGTTTTGAGTAAAAATGGAGTAAAGAATGCCTAA
- a CDS encoding ParB/RepB/Spo0J family partition protein translates to MAKRSDFAGLDLLTAFGGDESLKKEILLSDIITNPEQPRVFGKEDVSDLVESMKRLGLIEPIVVRKLGKKFQIVAGERRFQAAKLIGWKSIPVVETEASEDRCYEIALAENEKRKSLNPWEVGRAIQFLRKERKKTAEEVGKILGYTERYVKQLSSIARLDQKSVSELLKSGSDLSVKNLETLLKKKEGRGGETISPRKPGERVTLDLKPLTVKNRESFLRELSNLKKKYGLS, encoded by the coding sequence ATGGCAAAAAGATCTGATTTTGCAGGGCTGGATCTATTAACAGCTTTCGGCGGGGACGAATCTCTCAAAAAAGAAATTCTTCTTTCTGATATTATCACTAATCCGGAACAACCTAGGGTTTTTGGAAAAGAAGATGTGAGCGATCTTGTGGAGTCCATGAAACGTCTGGGTTTGATAGAGCCGATCGTTGTCCGTAAATTAGGTAAGAAGTTCCAGATCGTAGCCGGAGAAAGAAGGTTCCAGGCGGCAAAACTGATCGGCTGGAAATCCATTCCGGTTGTGGAGACCGAGGCTTCCGAGGACAGATGTTACGAGATTGCCTTGGCGGAGAACGAAAAACGTAAAAGTTTAAATCCTTGGGAAGTAGGAAGAGCGATCCAATTCCTAAGGAAAGAAAGAAAAAAAACCGCTGAAGAAGTCGGTAAGATCCTAGGTTATACCGAAAGATATGTAAAACAGTTAAGCTCTATTGCAAGGCTGGATCAAAAATCAGTTTCGGAATTGCTTAAAAGTGGAAGCGATCTTTCCGTCAAAAACCTGGAAACCCTCCTGAAAAAGAAAGAAGGCCGGGGGGGTGAAACGATTTCACCCCGCAAACCCGGTGAAAGGGTTACACTGGATCTTAAACCTCTGACCGTTAAGAATAGAGAATCCTTCTTAAGAGAACTTTCTAACCTAAAGAAAAAGTATGGATTGAGCTAA
- a CDS encoding PLU-1-like domain protein gives MNFPELDPYFQSLTDITDTISILNSPYESEFDTDISKMENFLNEIQSTDWLATDKEYFNLFTSHFSFHIKIVEEIVREAREILDPERRIHVKRLVGYCKTTEEWLADLQKRRRATETLATA, from the coding sequence GTGAACTTTCCAGAACTAGATCCTTATTTTCAAAGTCTTACGGATATCACGGATACGATTTCGATCTTAAACTCTCCTTATGAGTCCGAATTCGATACAGATATCTCTAAGATGGAAAACTTCTTAAATGAGATCCAATCCACAGATTGGCTCGCCACAGACAAAGAATACTTTAACTTATTCACCAGCCACTTTTCCTTTCATATCAAAATAGTAGAAGAGATCGTTCGTGAAGCTAGAGAGATCTTGGATCCGGAGCGTCGTATACATGTAAAACGTTTGGTAGGATATTGCAAAACGACCGAAGAATGGTTGGCAGATCTTCAAAAACGCCGCAGAGCTACCGAAACTCTCGCAACTGCTTGA
- a CDS encoding LIC20036 family protein, which yields MDAEWEKGILALEKIITNNDLKKISLGILVAAPLFFLLGYFVRGCSSVNRQAKVTYSGSFTEGTLVSLNSKNVILQDPDFSIPLETVEKIEFLEDAQSLNPNQVPLSDSEKSFVGTYKIQIGTHKGVLSIFPRKTGGIAATLRFTNWGKGSNETLTGIRVTGKSIRFVRSCAGVRCSEIGSNVPFTQTYTGDLDGKKIQGAYQGTNSSGRWLAER from the coding sequence ATGGATGCAGAATGGGAAAAGGGAATCCTCGCCTTGGAAAAAATTATCACAAATAACGATCTCAAAAAAATCAGCCTAGGGATACTGGTCGCTGCTCCTTTGTTCTTCTTACTCGGATATTTTGTCCGAGGATGTAGTTCGGTAAACCGCCAGGCAAAGGTAACCTATAGCGGTTCCTTTACGGAAGGGACCTTAGTTTCCTTAAATTCTAAAAATGTAATACTCCAAGACCCCGATTTTTCGATTCCTCTCGAAACGGTAGAGAAGATAGAATTTTTAGAGGATGCACAAAGTTTAAATCCGAACCAGGTACCTTTGAGTGACTCTGAAAAATCATTTGTAGGGACTTATAAAATACAGATCGGAACTCATAAAGGCGTGCTGAGTATTTTCCCTCGAAAGACAGGAGGAATAGCTGCCACTTTACGTTTTACGAATTGGGGAAAAGGATCAAACGAGACCCTAACCGGAATTAGAGTGACCGGCAAGTCGATCCGATTTGTGAGATCCTGCGCAGGGGTAAGATGTTCCGAGATAGGAAGTAATGTTCCTTTTACACAAACGTATACCGGAGACTTGGACGGTAAAAAGATCCAGGGAGCTTACCAAGGCACGAATAGTTCCGGCCGTTGGCTTGCGGAACGTTAA
- a CDS encoding DUF1574 domain-containing protein — MSENELKPEEKINFFSHPFLFYPVLLFVFIFAIDKIFFLDKVRDYVKVELTYIYYDVKQDLLKEMISKFGKNAEKKSDKKLVLLMGSSRMLYFKNQEILDFYPDWEVYNLSSAVTTPAYYLYFLERLFEAGVKPDFLVLEADPFQFNANSTTFKKSNLANSFDLRFVLSNAWDLGKENVNYYLGNYFFGVSKNKPYITNVYAHLTSKKFEKADLIKKLTIESLHNDKGNAISPAGGFMEKDFGKLEASSFRTIGWIYPKYSPSEMQFSFYEKILDRVKAEGVPTVVVRPEVSLPLENLLKELNIPAPWWERIRPINQKFGIPIIDMAEVSDYDCNTFADSGHMAVDCYRPFLRFLRMRYSGE, encoded by the coding sequence GTGTCCGAGAACGAGCTTAAACCAGAAGAAAAAATTAATTTTTTCTCCCATCCTTTTCTATTTTATCCCGTACTTCTTTTCGTATTCATATTTGCTATAGATAAAATTTTCTTTTTGGATAAGGTTCGAGACTACGTGAAAGTAGAATTAACCTATATCTATTACGACGTTAAACAAGACTTATTAAAAGAGATGATCTCTAAGTTCGGTAAGAACGCCGAGAAGAAGTCCGACAAAAAATTGGTACTTCTTATGGGATCTTCCAGGATGTTATACTTCAAGAACCAAGAGATCCTGGACTTCTATCCTGACTGGGAAGTATACAATCTTTCTTCTGCAGTAACCACTCCCGCATATTATCTATATTTTTTAGAAAGATTATTCGAAGCGGGTGTAAAACCGGACTTTCTGGTTTTGGAAGCGGATCCTTTCCAATTCAATGCAAATAGCACTACATTCAAAAAATCGAATTTAGCGAATAGTTTCGATCTTAGATTCGTTCTTTCCAATGCCTGGGATCTAGGTAAGGAGAATGTGAACTATTATCTGGGGAACTATTTCTTCGGAGTGAGTAAGAATAAACCTTATATCACTAATGTTTATGCTCACTTAACCAGTAAAAAATTCGAGAAAGCGGATCTGATCAAAAAGCTGACTATCGAATCTCTGCATAATGATAAGGGGAATGCGATCTCTCCTGCAGGCGGTTTTATGGAGAAGGATTTCGGCAAATTAGAAGCAAGTTCATTCCGCACAATCGGCTGGATCTATCCTAAATATTCCCCTTCCGAAATGCAATTCTCCTTTTACGAAAAGATCCTGGATAGAGTGAAAGCGGAAGGTGTTCCTACCGTCGTTGTCCGCCCTGAAGTTTCTCTTCCATTGGAAAATCTTCTAAAAGAACTGAATATCCCGGCTCCTTGGTGGGAACGGATTCGTCCGATCAACCAAAAGTTCGGCATCCCGATCATTGATATGGCAGAAGTATCCGACTACGATTGTAATACTTTTGCGGACAGCGGTCATATGGCAGTGGACTGTTACCGCCCATTCTTACGCTTTTTAAGAATGAGATATTCCGGAGAGTAA